A single region of the Methylocystis echinoides genome encodes:
- a CDS encoding Csu type fimbrial protein yields the protein MGAGFDRLDSAFVEKRSALVLAAFCLSASPAGAACHASMTNINFGTVTDRNLLGATATGTITEGCGPGYATRGTLGVCNKIGSGQSVGGTRAMYGAGGSIGYQLYYDAAMTQPISTNSWSVVVTGPYSTASGSADIVTTVYAKITSVNSAGAGAFRENYSIYSNATLDANYPSGLSPCAPTLPINGANVNLSFSVSVNVVAACTVSASPLVFPTSGSLSRQTSSTATISTTCTAGIPYTIGLGPGQNGRKMVSGGSAIYYDLYRDAAHSQSWGDRNSLIPFWGQPTMASLTGTGSIQTSTVYGLVPGQLTPPPGLYRDLVVVTVTY from the coding sequence ATGGGCGCCGGTTTCGACAGGCTCGATTCGGCGTTTGTGGAAAAACGTTCCGCGCTCGTCCTCGCCGCCTTCTGCCTGTCTGCGTCGCCCGCCGGGGCGGCCTGCCATGCGAGCATGACCAACATCAATTTCGGGACCGTGACGGACCGCAATCTGCTCGGCGCCACGGCGACGGGGACCATTACCGAAGGCTGCGGCCCGGGCTATGCGACGAGGGGCACGCTCGGCGTCTGCAACAAGATCGGATCCGGGCAATCCGTTGGCGGGACCCGCGCAATGTACGGCGCCGGCGGCAGCATCGGTTACCAGCTCTATTACGACGCGGCGATGACGCAACCCATCTCCACCAACAGCTGGTCGGTCGTGGTCACGGGGCCCTATTCGACCGCGAGCGGAAGCGCCGACATCGTCACGACGGTCTATGCGAAGATCACCTCCGTCAACAGTGCCGGCGCGGGCGCCTTCCGGGAGAACTATTCGATTTATTCAAACGCAACGCTGGACGCCAATTACCCCAGCGGATTGTCCCCCTGTGCGCCGACGCTTCCGATCAACGGGGCCAATGTGAACCTGAGTTTCAGCGTCTCGGTGAACGTCGTGGCCGCCTGTACCGTCAGCGCGTCGCCACTGGTTTTCCCGACGAGCGGCTCTCTCTCCCGGCAGACGTCATCGACGGCCACGATCAGCACCACCTGCACGGCCGGGATACCCTACACGATCGGCCTGGGGCCCGGACAGAACGGGCGCAAGATGGTTTCCGGCGGTTCCGCAATCTACTACGATCTTTATCGCGACGCCGCCCATTCGCAGAGCTGGGGCGATCGCAACAGCCTTATTCCGTTTTGGGGTCAACCGACGATGGCTTCCCTCACCGGCACCGGGTCAATCCAGACGTCGACGGTCTATGGGCTCGTCCCGGGACAATTGACCCCTCCGCCGGGACTGTATCGCGACCTCGTGGTCGTCACGGTGACCTATTGA
- a CDS encoding GNAT family N-acetyltransferase: protein MIRFSQSVVSTPSTCLSHACEVWSEISHLQVFYPGFEYWFNAKVASGLRDGSRRVFVERRGKEIAGLAIAKRSALESKLCTLYVAPKFRYRGVAARLANEAFDWLETKQPLFSVPEERLPEFRVLINRWSFVETQALRSFYRNGKIEYVFNGRLNGSC, encoded by the coding sequence GTGATTCGTTTCTCCCAATCAGTTGTGAGCACACCCAGTACCTGCCTATCCCATGCGTGTGAGGTGTGGTCAGAAATTTCTCATTTGCAGGTGTTTTATCCCGGGTTTGAGTATTGGTTCAACGCCAAGGTTGCGAGTGGGCTGCGAGACGGGTCAAGGCGGGTTTTCGTTGAGCGGCGCGGAAAAGAGATTGCTGGCCTCGCTATCGCGAAGCGAAGCGCTTTAGAGAGCAAGCTTTGCACCCTCTACGTCGCGCCCAAATTCCGCTACAGAGGCGTAGCTGCGAGACTCGCAAACGAAGCTTTTGATTGGCTTGAGACTAAGCAACCCTTGTTCAGCGTGCCAGAAGAAAGACTTCCTGAGTTTCGCGTTCTCATAAATCGTTGGAGCTTTGTTGAGACGCAGGCATTAAGAAGTTTTTATCGTAACGGAAAAATCGAATACGTTTTCAACGGGCGTCTCAACGGCTCTTGTTAA
- a CDS encoding nucleoside deaminase, protein MASEGCGCGRRGFLDRRATLAGFVCVALGATAARAEAALSPAQAVDESFMRLALAEAAKADFPFGAVIVRDGRIAATGRNMGVRKNDPTAHGEMVAIHDFLARHPADRLKGATIYTTGEPCPMCMGAILWCGFGRLVYAASIAELSTRIGQIMTTSEQLAQATPFEKIEITGGVLAKDALALFR, encoded by the coding sequence ATGGCGTCGGAAGGATGCGGCTGCGGGCGCCGCGGGTTTTTGGACCGGCGGGCGACGCTGGCGGGATTCGTCTGCGTCGCGCTCGGCGCGACGGCCGCCCGCGCCGAGGCGGCGCTGTCGCCCGCGCAGGCCGTCGACGAAAGTTTCATGCGCCTTGCGCTCGCCGAGGCCGCGAAAGCCGATTTTCCTTTTGGCGCCGTCATTGTGCGCGACGGCCGCATCGCCGCCACCGGGCGGAACATGGGCGTTCGCAAGAACGATCCCACCGCCCATGGGGAGATGGTCGCGATCCATGATTTTCTGGCGCGCCATCCGGCCGACAGGCTGAAGGGCGCGACGATCTACACGACCGGGGAGCCCTGTCCCATGTGCATGGGCGCGATTCTCTGGTGCGGGTTTGGCCGGCTCGTCTATGCGGCGTCCATCGCGGAGCTGTCGACGCGCATCGGGCAGATCATGACGACGAGTGAGCAGCTCGCGCAGGCGACGCCTTTCGAGAAGATCGAGATCACCGGCGGCGTGCTGGCGAAAGACGCGCTGGCGCTGTTTCGGTGA
- the fabF gene encoding beta-ketoacyl-ACP synthase II produces MRRVVVTGLGVVSPLGCGVETNWRRLIAGEHGFRRIDMFEVDDLACQIAAIIPRGDGSNGTFNADQWFDPKEQRKVDDFIIYGTAAATQALADAGWKADTEEKAETTGVLIGSGIGGLGGIYETSLTLKEKGPRRVSPFFVSGRIINLVAGYVSIMHNLKGPNHAVVTACATGTHAIGDAARIIAMGDADVMVAGGAESPVNRIGVAGFAACRALSTGFNDRPAEASRPYDKDRDGFVLGEGAGCVVLEDYEHAKARGAKIYCELIGYGMSGDAHHITAPSPEGDGAYRCMKMALKRSQLPVSEIDYVNAHGTSTPLGDEIELKAVERLIGNVEPRLSMSSTKSAVGHLLGGAGAVEAVFTILAMTNNAAPPTRNLDNPSVETAIDLVPKTARAREITVALSNSFGFGGTNASLLFRKLA; encoded by the coding sequence ATGCGCAGGGTGGTCGTCACCGGGCTTGGCGTCGTGTCGCCTCTGGGCTGCGGCGTCGAAACGAATTGGCGGCGGTTGATTGCCGGCGAACACGGATTCCGCCGCATCGACATGTTCGAGGTCGACGACCTCGCCTGCCAGATCGCGGCGATCATTCCGCGCGGCGACGGCTCCAACGGCACCTTCAACGCCGACCAGTGGTTCGACCCCAAGGAACAGCGCAAGGTCGACGACTTCATCATTTACGGCACGGCCGCCGCGACCCAGGCGCTCGCCGACGCCGGCTGGAAGGCCGACACGGAAGAGAAGGCCGAAACGACCGGCGTGCTGATCGGCTCCGGCATCGGCGGCCTCGGCGGCATCTACGAGACCTCGCTGACGCTGAAGGAAAAGGGCCCGCGCCGCGTGTCGCCCTTCTTCGTGTCGGGGCGCATCATCAATCTCGTCGCCGGCTATGTCTCGATCATGCACAATCTGAAAGGTCCGAACCACGCGGTGGTGACGGCCTGCGCGACAGGCACCCACGCCATCGGCGACGCCGCGCGCATCATCGCCATGGGCGACGCCGACGTCATGGTCGCGGGCGGCGCTGAATCGCCGGTCAACCGCATCGGCGTCGCGGGCTTCGCCGCCTGCCGCGCCCTCTCCACGGGCTTCAACGACCGCCCGGCGGAGGCCTCCCGCCCTTATGACAAGGACCGCGACGGCTTCGTGCTCGGCGAGGGCGCCGGCTGCGTCGTCCTCGAAGACTATGAGCACGCCAAGGCGCGCGGCGCGAAGATCTATTGCGAGCTGATCGGCTACGGCATGTCGGGCGACGCCCATCACATCACCGCCCCCTCGCCCGAGGGCGACGGCGCCTATCGCTGCATGAAGATGGCGCTGAAGCGGTCACAGCTCCCGGTGTCCGAAATCGATTACGTGAACGCACACGGCACCTCGACGCCGCTCGGCGACGAGATCGAGCTGAAGGCGGTCGAGCGCCTCATCGGCAATGTCGAGCCGCGTCTCTCCATGTCCTCGACCAAGTCGGCGGTCGGCCATCTGCTCGGCGGCGCCGGCGCGGTGGAGGCGGTCTTCACCATCCTCGCCATGACCAACAATGCGGCCCCGCCGACGCGCAATCTCGACAATCCTTCCGTCGAGACGGCGATCGACCTCGTGCCGAAAACGGCGCGCGCGCGGGAAATCACAGTGGCGCTGTCGAACAGCTTCGGCTTCGGCGGCACCAACGCCTCGCTGCTGTTCCGCAAACTCGCCTGA
- a CDS encoding AAA family ATPase yields MIVLVCGLSGSGKSYIVDKAKVENIGFVSVKASGLLLAGKLPVSGLDVDALIKNQNFLIEQLLLLHANHGNLVVDGHILIETIEGPQLVPDKFFDQLPISSIVFIDSKPDEILRRKPRVLTRIEEIAALSEIEAANGKRLAAKYELLFKTVTDGDINAFRLALHEAVNKSR; encoded by the coding sequence ATGATCGTGCTGGTGTGCGGGCTATCAGGGAGCGGGAAAAGCTATATCGTAGATAAAGCGAAGGTAGAGAACATAGGCTTTGTGTCGGTCAAGGCGAGCGGCTTACTTTTAGCTGGCAAACTGCCAGTTAGCGGCCTTGACGTCGACGCGTTAATCAAGAATCAAAATTTTTTAATTGAACAACTTTTGCTGCTTCACGCGAACCACGGAAACCTTGTTGTTGATGGCCACATTTTAATCGAGACAATAGAAGGGCCACAATTGGTGCCTGATAAGTTTTTCGATCAGCTTCCCATATCGAGCATAGTGTTCATAGATTCAAAGCCCGATGAGATTCTGCGGCGCAAGCCCCGAGTCCTCACCCGGATCGAAGAGATTGCTGCGCTTTCTGAAATCGAGGCTGCAAACGGGAAACGCTTGGCGGCCAAATACGAGCTTTTGTTCAAGACCGTGACAGACGGGGATATAAACGCGTTCAGGTTGGCACTGCATGAAGCCGTTAACAAGAGCCGTTGA
- the fabD gene encoding ACP S-malonyltransferase, producing the protein MSKAFIFPGQGSQAVGMGKALAENFAPARAVFDEVDSALSQKLSTLMFEGPEAELTLTANAQPALMAVSLAAIRVLQAECGLDLARDARFVAGHSLGEYSALAAAGALSVSDTAKLLRIRGDAMQKAVPVGEGAMAALLGAELDQAREISAQAAADQSAVCQVANDNGGGQVVISGAKVAVERAMDIAKEKGIKRAVLLPVSAPFHCALMQPAADAMAQALAGAAISTPCVPVVANVTAAPVSDPEMIRKLLVEQVTGAVRWRECVAYIADQGVTKFVECGSGKVLAGLLKRIAPGATAVSVGGPGDLDAYRAF; encoded by the coding sequence ATGTCGAAGGCGTTCATTTTCCCCGGTCAGGGCTCGCAGGCGGTGGGCATGGGCAAGGCGCTGGCCGAAAACTTCGCCCCGGCGCGCGCGGTTTTCGATGAGGTTGATTCGGCGCTGTCGCAAAAGCTTTCGACCCTCATGTTCGAGGGGCCGGAAGCCGAACTCACCCTGACCGCCAACGCCCAGCCGGCGCTGATGGCCGTCTCGCTCGCCGCGATTCGCGTGCTTCAGGCGGAATGCGGCCTCGACCTCGCCCGCGACGCGCGCTTCGTGGCCGGCCATTCGCTCGGCGAATATTCCGCGCTCGCCGCAGCCGGCGCACTCTCTGTCTCCGACACGGCCAAACTGCTGCGCATTCGCGGCGACGCGATGCAGAAGGCCGTCCCCGTCGGCGAAGGCGCCATGGCGGCGCTGCTCGGCGCCGAACTGGATCAGGCGCGCGAGATTTCGGCGCAGGCGGCCGCGGATCAGTCCGCCGTCTGTCAGGTCGCCAATGACAATGGCGGCGGGCAGGTCGTCATCTCCGGCGCGAAGGTCGCCGTCGAGCGGGCGATGGACATCGCCAAGGAAAAGGGAATCAAGCGCGCCGTACTGCTGCCCGTGTCCGCCCCCTTCCATTGCGCGCTGATGCAGCCGGCCGCCGACGCCATGGCGCAGGCCCTCGCCGGCGCCGCCATCTCGACGCCTTGCGTCCCGGTCGTCGCCAATGTGACCGCCGCGCCGGTCAGCGATCCCGAAATGATCCGCAAACTGCTCGTCGAGCAGGTGACTGGCGCCGTGCGCTGGCGCGAATGCGTCGCTTACATCGCCGATCAGGGCGTGACCAAATTCGTGGAGTGCGGCTCGGGCAAGGTGCTCGCCGGCCTGCTCAAGCGCATCGCGCCGGGCGCCACCGCCGTTTCGGTCGGCGGGCCGGGGGATCTGGACGCCTATCGGGCGTTCTGA
- the acs gene encoding acetate--CoA ligase encodes MSEKRHPVPQDWKENARIDAAAYDALYRRSRDDPEGFWAEQAQRIDWITPFTKVKHTSFDLHNVSIRWFEDGTTNVAMNCVDRHLPERSDRTAIIWEGDDPATSRHISYGELHEQVCRFANVLKKHGVKKGDRVTLYLPMIPEAAFAMLACARIGAVHSVVFGGFSPEALAGRIADAASDVVVTADEGLRGGRKVPLKNNVDEALEKVDGVKSVIVVTRTGAEVDMVEGRDFRYEEEAATVHADCPYAEMDAEDPLFILYTSGSTGKPKGVVHTTGGYLVHAALTHEAVFDYRDGEVYWCTADVGWVTGHSYILYGPLANGATTLMFEGVPNYPTVSRFWEVIDKHNVSIFYTAPTAIRALMAAGDAPVKKSSRKSLRLLGSVGEPINPEAWEWYHRVVGEGRCPIVDTWWQTETGGILISPLPGATDLKPGSATRPLFGVFPEIVDAAGTVLEGACEGNLVIADSWPGQARSVFGDHERFAQTYFSAYPGKYFTGDGARRDADGYYWITGRVDDVINVSGHRLGTAEIESALVAHEKVSEAAVVGYPHDLKGQGIYAYVTLMDGAHASEHLRKELVKWVREEIGPIASPDVIQFAPGLPKTRSGKIMRRILRKIAEGEFGALGDTSTLADPGVVAELVKGKPAM; translated from the coding sequence ATGTCCGAGAAACGTCACCCCGTCCCGCAGGACTGGAAGGAAAACGCCCGCATCGACGCGGCCGCCTATGACGCGCTGTACCGGCGCTCGCGCGACGATCCGGAAGGCTTCTGGGCAGAACAGGCGCAGCGCATCGACTGGATCACGCCTTTCACCAAGGTGAAGCACACGAGCTTCGACCTGCACAATGTGTCGATCCGCTGGTTCGAGGACGGCACGACCAATGTCGCGATGAATTGCGTCGACCGGCATCTGCCCGAGCGCTCCGATCGGACCGCGATCATCTGGGAAGGCGACGATCCCGCGACGTCGCGTCACATCAGCTATGGCGAATTGCACGAGCAGGTCTGCCGCTTCGCCAATGTGCTGAAGAAGCATGGCGTCAAGAAGGGCGACCGCGTCACCCTCTATCTGCCGATGATTCCGGAAGCGGCTTTCGCCATGCTCGCCTGCGCGCGCATCGGCGCCGTGCATTCGGTGGTCTTCGGCGGCTTCTCGCCCGAGGCGCTCGCCGGACGCATCGCGGACGCCGCATCGGATGTCGTCGTCACCGCCGATGAGGGCCTGCGCGGCGGGCGCAAGGTTCCGCTGAAGAACAATGTCGATGAGGCGCTGGAAAAGGTCGACGGCGTCAAATCGGTGATCGTCGTCACCCGCACGGGCGCCGAGGTCGACATGGTCGAGGGTCGCGACTTCCGTTACGAGGAAGAGGCGGCGACCGTCCATGCCGATTGCCCCTACGCCGAGATGGATGCGGAAGACCCGCTCTTCATCCTCTACACCTCCGGCTCGACAGGGAAGCCGAAGGGCGTGGTGCACACGACCGGCGGCTATCTCGTCCATGCGGCGCTCACCCATGAAGCGGTCTTCGACTATCGCGACGGCGAGGTCTACTGGTGCACCGCCGACGTCGGCTGGGTGACCGGCCACAGCTATATTCTCTACGGCCCGCTCGCCAATGGCGCGACGACGCTGATGTTCGAGGGCGTGCCGAATTATCCGACCGTCTCCCGCTTTTGGGAGGTCATCGACAAGCACAATGTCAGCATCTTCTACACTGCGCCGACGGCGATCCGCGCGCTGATGGCGGCCGGCGACGCGCCAGTGAAGAAGTCGAGCCGCAAATCGCTGAGGCTTCTTGGTTCGGTCGGCGAGCCGATCAATCCCGAAGCCTGGGAATGGTATCATCGCGTCGTCGGCGAGGGCCGCTGCCCCATCGTCGACACCTGGTGGCAGACGGAGACCGGCGGCATTCTCATCTCGCCCCTGCCCGGCGCCACCGACCTCAAGCCCGGTTCGGCGACGCGACCGCTGTTTGGCGTCTTTCCCGAAATCGTCGACGCCGCCGGCACGGTGCTGGAGGGCGCCTGCGAGGGCAATCTCGTCATCGCGGATTCCTGGCCCGGTCAGGCGCGCAGCGTGTTCGGCGATCACGAGCGTTTCGCGCAGACTTACTTCTCCGCCTATCCCGGCAAATATTTCACCGGCGACGGCGCGCGGCGCGACGCGGACGGCTATTACTGGATCACGGGCCGCGTCGACGACGTCATCAACGTCTCCGGCCATCGTCTCGGCACGGCGGAAATCGAAAGCGCGCTGGTCGCGCATGAAAAGGTTTCCGAAGCGGCGGTCGTCGGCTATCCGCACGATCTGAAAGGCCAGGGCATTTACGCCTATGTGACGCTGATGGACGGCGCGCATGCGAGCGAGCATCTGCGCAAGGAGCTGGTCAAATGGGTGCGCGAGGAGATCGGACCCATCGCGTCGCCCGACGTGATCCAGTTCGCGCCGGGCCTGCCCAAGACGCGCTCCGGCAAGATCATGCGGCGTATCCTGCGCAAGATCGCGGAAGGCGAGTTCGGCGCGCTCGGCGACACATCGACGCTCGCCGATCCGGGCGTCGTGGCGGAGCTGGTGAAAGGGAAGCCGGCAATGTAG
- a CDS encoding outer membrane protein: protein MKTAISALALAAVLATGAAEAADLPSRGAPPPAYLPPPPVLTWNGPYAGINLGGGWQDAASSNVWNPAWAWGGPGVGPNWGWGGGWNGNGGGSGGGSGGVVGGGQIGYNFQFSPWLVAGVETDFQGTTIGSGGGNNGWNGWGGGVDTARLNWFGTVRGRLGVTFPSMSSLMIYGTGGFAYGDVQRNFTWSNYSVVQTGWTAGAGVEWLFLPNWSAKAEYLYTEISGSQQNFWWNPGFSLNNVNNRTRFHTVRAGLNYHFNLFNGPAPIAAPVAARY, encoded by the coding sequence ATGAAAACAGCTATCTCCGCTCTTGCTCTGGCGGCCGTGCTTGCGACGGGCGCGGCGGAGGCCGCGGATCTTCCGTCCCGCGGCGCGCCGCCGCCGGCTTACCTTCCCCCGCCGCCGGTTCTGACCTGGAACGGCCCTTACGCGGGTATCAACCTCGGCGGCGGCTGGCAGGACGCGGCGTCCTCCAATGTCTGGAATCCGGCCTGGGCGTGGGGCGGTCCCGGCGTCGGCCCGAATTGGGGCTGGGGCGGGGGCTGGAACGGCAATGGCGGCGGCTCCGGCGGCGGCTCTGGCGGCGTCGTGGGCGGCGGCCAGATCGGCTACAACTTCCAGTTCTCGCCGTGGCTCGTCGCCGGCGTCGAGACCGATTTCCAGGGCACGACGATCGGCTCCGGCGGCGGCAATAATGGCTGGAACGGCTGGGGCGGCGGCGTCGACACGGCGCGTCTGAACTGGTTCGGCACGGTCCGCGGCCGTCTCGGCGTCACTTTCCCGTCGATGTCGAGCCTCATGATCTACGGCACGGGCGGCTTCGCCTATGGCGACGTGCAGCGGAATTTCACCTGGTCGAATTACAGCGTCGTGCAGACGGGCTGGACCGCCGGCGCCGGCGTCGAATGGCTGTTCCTGCCGAACTGGTCGGCCAAGGCCGAATATCTCTATACGGAGATCAGCGGCAGTCAGCAGAACTTCTGGTGGAATCCGGGCTTCTCGCTCAACAACGTCAACAACCGCACCCGCTTCCATACGGTGCGCGCGGGCCTGAATTATCACTTCAACCTGTTCAACGGCCCCGCGCCGATCGCCGCCCCGGTGGCGGCGCGCTACTGA
- a CDS encoding acyl carrier protein, with product MSDVAERVKKIVVEHLGVEPEKVVDKANFIDDLGADSLDTVELVMAFEEEFGVEIPDDAAETIVTVGDAVKFLEKAKAA from the coding sequence ATGAGCGATGTCGCCGAGCGCGTGAAGAAGATCGTTGTGGAACACCTCGGCGTCGAGCCTGAGAAGGTCGTCGACAAGGCCAATTTCATCGACGATCTGGGCGCCGACTCGCTCGACACGGTCGAGCTGGTCATGGCCTTCGAGGAAGAATTCGGCGTCGAGATTCCCGACGACGCGGCCGAGACCATCGTGACGGTCGGCGACGCGGTGAAGTTCCTGGAAAAGGCCAAGGCCGCCTGA
- a CDS encoding Crp/Fnr family transcriptional regulator — MIPQHWLIEAIGYCAAAANIFVFVSNTMIPLRLAAILANALFAAYFYLKGYLPLFALNAFMVPINVFRLRQMRRLISDVRQATQAANDGEFDYEWLRPYMKPLTLSEGFTLYRKGDLSEDAFILVRGEIFLIEPEVTLKPGAFFGEMGLFTEENRRTASAVAISDVDLLCVRYDALLELAAQSPQFGFYLMKLMMRRMQQNVELARAGGGHPAHIEGAP; from the coding sequence ATGATCCCCCAGCACTGGCTTATCGAGGCGATCGGCTATTGCGCGGCGGCGGCGAATATCTTCGTCTTCGTCTCCAATACGATGATCCCGCTGCGACTCGCGGCGATTCTCGCCAATGCGCTCTTCGCCGCCTATTTCTATCTCAAGGGCTATCTGCCGCTTTTCGCGCTCAACGCCTTCATGGTCCCGATCAACGTCTTTCGTCTGCGCCAGATGCGCCGCCTCATCTCCGACGTGCGGCAGGCGACGCAGGCGGCCAATGACGGCGAGTTCGATTACGAATGGCTGCGCCCCTACATGAAGCCCCTGACCCTGTCCGAGGGCTTCACCCTTTATCGCAAGGGCGACCTCTCCGAGGACGCCTTCATCCTCGTGCGCGGCGAGATTTTCCTCATCGAGCCGGAGGTGACGCTCAAGCCGGGCGCCTTTTTCGGCGAGATGGGTCTCTTCACCGAAGAGAACCGCCGCACCGCCTCGGCCGTGGCCATTTCCGACGTCGATCTTCTCTGCGTGCGCTATGACGCGCTGCTGGAGCTCGCCGCGCAGAGCCCACAGTTCGGCTTCTATCTGATGAAGCTGATGATGCGGCGCATGCAGCAGAATGTCGAGCTCGCGCGGGCGGGCGGCGGCCATCCGGCGCACATCGAGGGCGCGCCCTGA
- the fabG gene encoding 3-oxoacyl-[acyl-carrier-protein] reductase, producing MFDLNGKTALVTGASGGIGKDIARALIGAGATVALSGTRREALEALAAEIGGTTHILPCNLADRAETEKLIPAAEAAMGGIDILVNNAGVTRDMLFMRLKDEDWDAVLEINLTSAFRLSRAVLRGMMKKRFGRIIGITSVVGVTGNPGQGNYAAAKAGMIGMSKSLAAEVASRGVTVNCIAPGFIESPMTDALNEAQKAAILTRVPAGRLGTGTDIGAAVVYLSSVEAGYVTGQTLHVNGGMAMI from the coding sequence ATGTTCGATCTTAACGGCAAGACCGCGCTCGTGACCGGCGCGAGCGGGGGCATCGGCAAGGACATCGCCCGCGCGCTGATCGGGGCCGGCGCCACGGTGGCGCTCTCGGGCACCCGCCGCGAGGCGCTGGAGGCGCTCGCCGCCGAGATCGGCGGAACGACCCATATCCTCCCCTGCAACCTCGCCGACCGCGCCGAGACGGAAAAGCTCATTCCCGCCGCCGAGGCGGCGATGGGCGGGATCGACATCCTCGTCAACAACGCCGGCGTCACCCGCGACATGCTGTTCATGCGGCTCAAGGACGAGGACTGGGACGCGGTCCTCGAAATCAACCTGACCTCCGCCTTCCGCCTGTCCCGCGCCGTTCTGCGCGGCATGATGAAGAAGCGCTTCGGGCGCATCATCGGCATCACCTCCGTCGTCGGCGTGACCGGCAATCCGGGCCAGGGCAATTACGCCGCCGCCAAGGCCGGCATGATCGGCATGTCGAAATCGCTCGCGGCGGAGGTCGCCTCGCGCGGCGTGACGGTGAACTGCATCGCGCCAGGCTTCATCGAGAGCCCCATGACCGACGCGTTGAACGAGGCGCAGAAGGCGGCGATCCTCACCCGCGTGCCGGCCGGGCGGCTGGGGACCGGAACCGACATCGGCGCCGCCGTGGTCTATCTTTCGAGCGTCGAGGCCGGCTATGTCACCGGCCAGACGCTGCATGTGAACGGCGGCATGGCGATGATCTGA